A part of Thermocrinis albus DSM 14484 genomic DNA contains:
- a CDS encoding AbrB/MazE/SpoVT family DNA-binding domain-containing protein, whose amino-acid sequence MEDVARVMARGLIAIPSELRKKLGLKEGDLVKIQVEGDKLIIRKEARVYDLKGRLATSEGGSVSFAQVLQEELKKKWGRV is encoded by the coding sequence ATGGAGGATGTGGCCAGAGTCATGGCCAGGGGGCTGATAGCTATACCCAGCGAGTTGAGGAAAAAGCTGGGTCTAAAGGAGGGAGATCTTGTTAAAATCCAAGTAGAGGGGGATAAGCTCATCATAAGGAAAGAGGCCCGTGTGTATGACCTGAAGGGTAGGCTTGCAACCTCAGAGGGAGGTTCCGTCTCCTTCGCTCAAGTGCTTCAGGAGGAGCTTAAGAAAAAATGGGGGAGAGTATGA
- a CDS encoding RNA-guided endonuclease InsQ/TnpB family protein codes for MPKSLRCITISLNDLPEEYRIVLGYLTYHSGKLYNQALYLLKNKLAKVNMFDLYNKLNSSIHLKALQSRTAQIVLDELVRAYKNWFEFLKNPQKFKGQEIKHPKFRPKRKPHRTLTYDRTGFKVIGTKVRLSLSKELRRWLREKHDIHVKYLWIETGLELREELVKNIQIVPKGTGYELHIIYEHKIENREYSGNKVMVIDPNSGNFMVVGIEGIKTPYIIDGKGLKSLLRKYLKKIAKLQSLKDNLKNKGLPYHRVEERISKLWVKIKRLLRYYAHTVSNLILELAIKHGVKEIYIGDAVKNKNKESKLNSVADQIWSLLPHGKVKKYLEYKALEYGISVDYIDESYTSGVDSTLFCGVSKENYTPEGRIKRGLFRTSLGLLNADVNAVRNYLKKLGKFDLETALGRPVRLRVFYKLKGSSSAIPLYCGMGRSRGGVNPPVVVRNALSVQTYHEAPHL; via the coding sequence ATGCCAAAATCTCTAAGATGTATCACCATATCCTTAAACGACCTTCCCGAAGAGTACAGGATTGTCCTCGGGTATCTTACCTACCACTCGGGCAAGCTCTACAACCAGGCTCTCTACCTTCTCAAAAACAAACTCGCCAAGGTTAATATGTTTGACCTCTACAATAAGCTAAACTCCTCAATCCACCTCAAAGCCCTCCAGTCAAGAACAGCTCAGATAGTCTTAGATGAGCTTGTGAGAGCCTACAAAAACTGGTTTGAGTTCCTCAAAAACCCTCAGAAGTTCAAAGGACAGGAGATAAAGCATCCCAAATTCAGACCCAAGAGAAAACCCCACAGAACCTTAACTTACGACAGGACAGGCTTTAAGGTGATAGGCACTAAAGTGAGGCTCAGTCTCTCTAAGGAGCTAAGAAGGTGGCTCAGAGAAAAGCACGATATACACGTCAAATACCTCTGGATAGAAACAGGGCTTGAACTGAGAGAGGAGCTCGTGAAGAATATTCAGATTGTTCCGAAAGGGACTGGATATGAGCTTCACATAATCTACGAGCATAAAATAGAAAACAGGGAGTATTCAGGAAACAAGGTAATGGTAATAGACCCAAACTCAGGAAACTTCATGGTGGTGGGGATAGAAGGGATAAAGACTCCTTACATAATAGACGGAAAAGGATTGAAAAGCCTGCTAAGGAAGTATTTAAAGAAGATAGCAAAGCTTCAGAGCTTAAAAGACAATCTCAAGAACAAGGGACTTCCCTACCACAGGGTGGAGGAGAGGATAAGCAAGCTCTGGGTGAAGATAAAGAGGCTTTTAAGATACTACGCTCATACGGTATCAAATCTGATACTTGAGCTTGCAATCAAGCACGGAGTGAAAGAAATCTACATAGGAGATGCGGTGAAGAATAAGAACAAAGAAAGCAAACTGAACTCGGTGGCGGACCAGATATGGAGCCTGCTTCCACACGGTAAAGTGAAAAAGTATCTGGAGTATAAAGCTCTGGAATACGGTATAAGTGTGGATTACATAGATGAGAGCTACACTTCAGGGGTAGACTCCACGCTCTTTTGTGGAGTTAGCAAAGAAAACTACACCCCTGAAGGAAGGATAAAGAGAGGACTTTTCAGAACCTCTCTTGGACTTTTGAATGCTGATGTTAATGCTGTGAGGAACTATCTTAAGAAGCTCGGAAAGTTTGACCTTGAAACCGCTTTGGGAAGACCTGTGAGGCTGAGGGTATTTTACAAGCTAAAGGGAAGTAGCTCCGCTATACCGCTGTATTGTGGTATGGGCAGGAGTAGGGGCGGTGTGAACCCGCCAGTGGTGGTAAGGAACGCGTTAAGCGTTCAAACCTACCACGAAGCTCCGCATCTTTGA